In one Tripterygium wilfordii isolate XIE 37 chromosome 22, ASM1340144v1, whole genome shotgun sequence genomic region, the following are encoded:
- the LOC119991349 gene encoding uncharacterized protein LOC119991349 isoform X1, translated as MKETLNYLSHLDRVDTEKQMMKKLSTQLSGWDWTWSTLNTFCWVIRSVSGSVMEEQMLKKLSKQLSGEDCTWNTLNTLCWAIRSISGSMMEERMIRGGDPKSIFIENGFREFELRILLPLAGRPMVHHPISACKRVSFFASHYFCVYVITDR; from the exons ATGAAGGAAACACTGAACTACTTGTCACACCTTGATCGTGTGGACACTGAAAAACAG ATGATGAAGAAATTAAGTACACAACTTAGTGGTTGGGATTGGACATGGAGCACCTTAAACACTTTTTGCTGGGTAATAAGATCTGTATCTGGGTCCGTGATGGAGGAACAG ATGCTGAAGAAATTAAGTAAGCAACTAAGTGGTGAGGATTGTACATGGAACACCTTAAACACTTTGTGCTGGGCAATAAGATCAATATCTGGGTCCATGATGGAGGAACGG ATGATAAGGGGAGGTGATCCAAAATCCATTTTTATAGAAAATGGATTTAGGGAATTTGAACTCAGAATCTTACTTCCGTTGGCTGGGCGGCCTATGGTTCACCATCCCATTTCTGCTTGTAAAAGAGTGAGCTTCTTTGCTTCCCATTACTTTTGTGTATATGTAATAACAGATAGATAG
- the LOC119991349 gene encoding uncharacterized protein LOC119991349 isoform X2 produces MRETLNCLSHLDHVDTEKQMMKKLSTQLSGWDWTWSTLNTFCWVIRSVSGSVMEEQMLKKLSKQLSGEDCTWNTLNTLCWAIRSISGSMMEERMIRGGDPKSIFIENGFREFELRILLPLAGRPMVHHPISACKRVSFFASHYFCVYVITDR; encoded by the exons ATGAGGGAAACACTGAACTGCTTGTCACACCTTGATCATGTGGACACTGAAAAACAG ATGATGAAGAAATTAAGTACACAACTTAGTGGTTGGGATTGGACATGGAGCACCTTAAACACTTTTTGCTGGGTAATAAGATCTGTATCTGGGTCCGTGATGGAGGAACAG ATGCTGAAGAAATTAAGTAAGCAACTAAGTGGTGAGGATTGTACATGGAACACCTTAAACACTTTGTGCTGGGCAATAAGATCAATATCTGGGTCCATGATGGAGGAACGG ATGATAAGGGGAGGTGATCCAAAATCCATTTTTATAGAAAATGGATTTAGGGAATTTGAACTCAGAATCTTACTTCCGTTGGCTGGGCGGCCTATGGTTCACCATCCCATTTCTGCTTGTAAAAGAGTGAGCTTCTTTGCTTCCCATTACTTTTGTGTATATGTAATAACAGATAGATAG
- the LOC119991295 gene encoding 40S ribosomal protein S25-like, with protein MAPKKDKAPPPSSKPAKSGGGKQKKKKWSKGKQKEKVNNMILFDQATYDKLLVEVPKYKLVTPSVLSDRLRISGSLARRAIKDLMARGSIRMISAHSSQQIYTRATNT; from the exons ATG GCGCCGAAGAAGGATAAGGCTCCACCTCCATCCTCCAAGCCCGCCAAGTCCGGTGGAGggaagcagaagaagaag AAGTGGAGCAAGGGAAAGCAAAAGGAGAAGGTTAACAACATGATTTTGTTCGATCAGGCGACCTATGACAAGCTCCTTGTTGAGGTTCCCAAGTACAAGCTCGTCACTCCATCTGTATTGTCTGACAGATTGAGG ATAAGTGGTTCATTGGCACGTCGGGCGATTAAGGATCTGATGGCGAGGGGCTCTATTAGGATGATATCTGCTCATTCTAGCCAGCAAATTTACACAAGAGCCACCAATACCTGA
- the LOC119992328 gene encoding 60S ribosomal protein L10a-1, with amino-acid sequence MSKLQSDALREAISTIVKESAEKKRNFVQTIELQIGLKNYDPQKDKRFSGSVKLPHIPRPKMKVCMLGDAQHVEEAEKMGLDYMDVEALKKLNKNKKLVKKLAKKYHAFLASESVIKQIPRLLGPGLNKAGKFPTLVSHQESLESKVNETKATVKFQLKKVLCMGVAVGNVSMEEKQIFQNVQMSVNFLVSLLKKNWQNVKCLYLKSTMGSPNRIF; translated from the exons ATGAG TAAGCTTCAGAGTGATGCCCTGAGAGAGGCTATATCAACCATTGTCAAGGAGTCCgcagagaaaaagagaaacttTGTTCAGACTATTGAACTCCAGATTGGGTTGAAGAATTATGATCCCCAAAAGGATAAGCGTTTCAGTGGTTCTGTGAAGTTGCCGCATATTCCTCGTCCAAAAATGAAAGTATGCATGCTTGGAGATGCTCAGCATGTAGAAGAG GCAGAGAAAATGGGGTTGGATTATATGGACGTGGAAGCATTGAAGAAGCTAAACAAGAATAAAAAACTTGTCAAGAAGCTTGCAAAGAAGTACCATGCCTTTTTGGCTTCAGAATCTGTCATTAAACAGATCCCTCGTCTTTTGGGGCCCGGTCTCAACAAGGCAG GAAAGTTTCCTACACTTGTCAGTCATCAAGAGTCCCTTGAGTCTAAAGTTAACGAGACCAAGGCAACGGTGAAGTTCCAGTTGAAGAAGGTTCTCTGCATGGGAGTTGCTGTGGGAAATGTCTCAATGGAGGAGAAGCAGATATTTCAGAATGTGCAAATGAGTGTTAACTTCCTTGTTTCGTTGTTGAAGAAGAACTGGCAGAAT GTGAAGTGCTTGTACCTGAAGAGCACCATGGGCAGTCCTAACCGCATCTTTTGA